Proteins encoded by one window of Candidatus Thermoplasmatota archaeon:
- a CDS encoding TIGR04076 family protein translates to MLEITVHKIRGKCPVYKVGDKIVIDDPEIVLDKTDELCTHALSTLLHYATILEHDWCPVKLGLTTEKGPDNAYMQCVDPGKPYTEGGTVIFRCKKI, encoded by the coding sequence ATGCTGGAAATTACAGTTCATAAAATAAGGGGAAAATGTCCTGTATATAAAGTGGGGGATAAAATCGTGATAGATGATCCAGAAATAGTTTTAGATAAAACAGATGAGTTATGCACTCATGCATTATCAACCCTGCTTCATTATGCCACAATATTAGAACATGACTGGTGTCCAGTGAAGTTAGGATTAACAACAGAGAAAGGTCCAGATAATGCATATATGCAATGTGTTGATCCTGGAAAGCCATATACAGAGGGAGGAACTGTAATATTTAGATGTAAGAAAATTTAG